TTGTAGGCGGCAAGTCATGGTGAGCATGACGCACTGCATTGGTGAAACCTTCTGCTAAGGCCGTTTGATACTGCCACCAGTGATCGCGGGGAAGTAGGGAGTAGATTTCATCTTCTAACCATTGCAACACTTGTGCTAAGGCATAGAGATCAGTTTTAACTTGCAGCCGCGATCGCTTCAGCGGTCGCTCCTCTTTAGCCTGTCGTTTTCCTAGCTGGGAAGCGAGTCCCTTCCACCAGCTGCCGAAATTTTGTAACACCATCTTCTATATGATGAAGAATGTTTCCGTCTGGGCTGGCTTCCATACCCAAGGGATGAAAGTGGGATCAAAGGTGTATCGGTTCTGGCGGCGGCCAGAATGATCGGTATGAAAGTAGAAGGCCCAGACGTCAAAAGATCCCTTCTCTCTTTATCCTACAGCTCCCTTTAACGACCTAGTAAGCACCACTATTTTTGTTAAATACGACCGCTATTGTTTTTAAAATCAGCTTTAAATCATAAAGCAGGCTCCATTTTTTTTGGTATTCCAGATCTAAGCGAATCACATCCTCAAAGGTGCGAATGGACGATCGCCCATGCACTTGCCATTCTCCCGTCATCCCCGGTTTAACATCCAGACGTTGCCATTCAGGGACTTCATAGCGATCAACTTCATCCGGTAGCGGAGGTCTCGTTCCCACCAGACTCATCTCTCCTTTCAGGACGTTCCAAAACTGCGGCAACTCGTCTAAACTCGTTCGGCGCATAAACTGACCGATGCGGGTCACCCGAAAGTCTTTTTCATTTTTGAAGAGCGGGCCTTCGACTTGATTTTCGATTTTGGATTTGATTGCTTCTGCATTTTCGCACATCGAGCGGAATTTCCAAATCCGAAATCTTTTTCCCATCCAACCACACCGGATTTGACTAAAGAAAATCGGTCCCGGACTATCGGTCTTGATGGCGATCGCCAGGGGAATAAACGCAATTCCCGTAATTCCTAACCCCACCAATGCCCCTACAATATCAATGAATCGCTTCACCGAGGAACGCACCGAGGGATGGGTTGTGGGCAGTTCTGCATTCTTGTCCCCTTTCCAGTTACCTTTTGAGGCGAGTTGCGCCGTTGTCCCCGTCATCGATCCCGAATTGCCCTCAAAGGTCAACGCTTGATCTAAGGCAGTTAGGGACAGGACTGACATCACTTGAGATTGTACATTTCGCAAAATTAAATCAATGGATGAGGTTTGGGTGGTTTTGAGCACTCGGACCAAAGCACCCACTCCACTACTGTCTATAAACGTGGTTTTACTAAAATCCAGAATAATATGTTCCGGCGGTGGGGTCGTTTCACAGAGTTCATGACAGGTTTGTTTAAAAAATACTGCCTCAATTACGCTTAAGCGAGGGGGTAGATGCACCACTGCTTGATCGTTACTCAATGAAACTTGAAAATCTGCTTCAGGAGTTTGGCTAACCATAGAAAATATGACCCTTCGTTGCAATCAGCTCAATTTTTTATTTTTTGACAAGATGTTTTGGTTTGGGAAATCCCTAGGTGTTCCAGTTAGGGGCTAGATGCCAGAATTGGGATGTTCAGTTCCCACCCTTACTGTTTTTTGCCCTCGGGATTTAATCGGATTCTCTACGATAGTCTCAATCGCAGCTTAATCTTTATTTTTAAAGTAGCAACATCTGGGGGATGTTGGGTAGGCGATCGCAGCTAAATCAGTCTTTAGATATACCTCCACTGGTTTTTACCTCTAGCTATAGATGGGGAACTCTCTTCATCCTCTCCATTCGCCAACAACTCCATCGGAAAAATTCCCCCGGAAATTCACTCAATTCCCCCTCCTTTCTTCTTCTTGATCGCTGGATCTTCACAAATCAGCTCTCCTCAGAATTTAATCTTATCAATTTATGGCTGAGTCCTTACCTCGGGATAGAGCCACTTCATCCTTAAAAAATTTTCCTCCCTTGAAAAATCTATTAATTCTACCATATTTTTGATAAAATCTCGGACATTTTTCAGGACTGGATGCCAAGGGAATACTTTACAGTTCATATTAATAAATTAAACCGACGGATTGGGGCCCATTGACTGTGGACCCGCACTGCCCCTTGATGCACCGGAAATTCAAGGGAATCACCCTGAGTTCCGCCTTTCCGAATCGGGGGATGGAACACTGTCTTTGTTGTTACATAGCATAAATACGCTGAAATATCAAGCAGAGGACGCCAGTCCCCGATTCAATCTAAGGGACAAGAAACGGAGTTTCACCACCCAGATTGGCTGCTAATTGCGACAGATTGTTTCAATCACCCCGGTTTGGATTCCCCATACTATACCCGAAGCCCTAGGGCCTTGGGTATAGTATGGGCAATCCAAAAATGAAAATTTCCAGATATAGCGACCCTCAATCAATTTGAAAAGGGATCCAACCCTGAAAGCTTTAGATAAGGATATTTTAATGTTTGGATTGCCCTAAAATCCGTAAAAACTCCCCATATTGGGGAATCAAACCGCTAATTTTCTCCAGGGATTTAATTTTGAGCCAGGGCTATATCCAGAACCCTAGTAGAGGCAGATTGATCCGGATTATTCTGATGCTGTTCAGATCGCGGCAGTCATTTAGTTGAACTCCCCGCCAAAGAATTTGATTTGTTAGAGTTCCTGCTGCGCCATCCCCGCCCAGTCCTCACCCGAGACCCGATTTTAGAACAGCTTTGGGGATATGACTTTATAGGCGAGTCCAATATGATTGAAGTTTATATTTGCGCTTTACAAAGCAAGCTAGAGGTTCACAATCCCAAGGGTCTAGTCCAAACCGTGCGCGGTGTGGGGGATGTCTTGCGGGAGTATGCGTAAACCCGAGATGTAGTCCGGGGGTACAGTCGGGTTAGAAAGCGGGTTTTTGGAGAAAATCTGGAGTCATTCGCCACCCAGAAAGGGCGATAAAAACCGGATTGTTGTCCCTTTTATCTAATACTTTACTGGCATCTTAGAAATTTTTCTTTCCGGTCGCAACTCCCTCTACCTCATTGGAAGTTCGGCCTTGAAACCCCTTTTTTTAAAATTAGGCCGAGGGATTTTTTCCTGTGGCTACATCCGGCAGGGGGCTGGGCTGTTCGGTGAATCCTTTATAAAAATAGCCAGAATTGCGATCGCAAATGTAGCGCATCCTGTTGAAATTCAGGGGCGATCGCAATAATTTGGCTGGGTCGGGAATTCCCTCTTTCCCCAGTGACCTGCCCCTATAACCCCTAGATTTCGCAGCAATCTTCCCATAAAAATACAGCGTTTTATCCCCCACTGGTTCAATAGGAATACTCCAAATGACGGAAGGAATTTCTAATAGGCTCAGAAACCTCTCCAAATGTATTCCTTAAGTTTTATCTCCGGTTATAGATATTTATGTCCCCAGAGAGAAATCAAGATTTATCCTCGACATTTTTCTCTAATTAAGTACAAAATAAGACATGAAAACCTTAGAGTGCATTCCTGACAAGCATCATTAAAATTCAAATGCCCTCAAAGATAGAAATATTTTTTGTAATTTGAAATTTTTTCAATATTTGCAAGGGTTGAGGGCCTGTTCTTG
This sequence is a window from Laspinema palackyanum D2c. Protein-coding genes within it:
- a CDS encoding ATP-binding protein, whose protein sequence is MVLQNFGSWWKGLASQLGKRQAKEERPLKRSRLQVKTDLYALAQVLQWLEDEIYSLLPRDHWWQYQTALAEGFTNAVRHAHHDLPPTTEIEIEVTVFPNYVEIKIWDYGPPFDLEAKLQSRYENPNGNPLDEGGRGLIFMDQLTNELLYTRIGDNRNCLIMRKNFR
- a CDS encoding sugar transferase, with amino-acid sequence MVSQTPEADFQVSLSNDQAVVHLPPRLSVIEAVFFKQTCHELCETTPPPEHIILDFSKTTFIDSSGVGALVRVLKTTQTSSIDLILRNVQSQVMSVLSLTALDQALTFEGNSGSMTGTTAQLASKGNWKGDKNAELPTTHPSVRSSVKRFIDIVGALVGLGITGIAFIPLAIAIKTDSPGPIFFSQIRCGWMGKRFRIWKFRSMCENAEAIKSKIENQVEGPLFKNEKDFRVTRIGQFMRRTSLDELPQFWNVLKGEMSLVGTRPPLPDEVDRYEVPEWQRLDVKPGMTGEWQVHGRSSIRTFEDVIRLDLEYQKKWSLLYDLKLILKTIAVVFNKNSGAY